One part of the Dermacentor silvarum isolate Dsil-2018 chromosome 6, BIME_Dsil_1.4, whole genome shotgun sequence genome encodes these proteins:
- the LOC125946334 gene encoding uncharacterized protein LOC125946334 → MTCLRHSLLVLVLCYYVSQTAVGARRLNRFVRHFEPLSYEPRPVHRGHVRVRRSLGGSHPQQQQQQQSMSTSVFRVSTGKAHYARSPHCSQAHITLFAQWRSTNSGNISRLADLSVP, encoded by the exons ATGACGTGCTTGCGCCATTCGTTGCTTGTATTGGTCCTCTGCTACTACGTCTCGCAGACGGCTGTCGGGG CCCGCCGTCTGAACCGATTCGTGCGCCACTTCGAGCCCCTGTCGTACGAGCCGCGACCCGTGCACCGGGGACACGTGCGCGTCAGGCGATCGCTAGGCGGCAGCCacccgcagcagcagcagcagcagcagagcatgTCTACGTCCGTTTTCAGGGTTTCAACAGGCAAGGCCCATTATGCACGTTCACCTCATTGCTCGCAAGCGCACATAACGTTGTTCGCGCAGTGGCGCTCGACCAATTCGGGCAACATATCCCGCCTGGCTGATCTGTCAGTCCCATAG